One genomic window of Candidatus Didemnitutus sp. includes the following:
- a CDS encoding alpha/beta hydrolase: MIAAQLDHLLTRLTAARREPAVDGPLPTRRVRTFAGNVRVFDSGTPGPCLVLTPDGPNVIEHYEQLIALLVPRLRVVCFDLPGFGHSLPSSAYTHSLDDGARVVLAVLDALGIPAAALAFSCANGFYALRTAQLAPRRVTRLVLAQTPSVVAMHAWKRRIIPWPLTVPLLGQAAIWLLRERSARGWYESALPRHVPRGPFRARAQHAFDHGACWCLASITQGLARENVDALHGIAAPCTLVWGAKDRTHRHTAPESLNELVPGVEIVRFADSGHFPELEAPDRYARLVIPLLENT, translated from the coding sequence ATGATCGCCGCGCAACTCGATCACCTGCTCACGCGGCTCACCGCCGCGCGCCGCGAACCGGCCGTCGATGGTCCGCTGCCCACCCGCCGCGTCCGCACCTTCGCCGGCAACGTGCGCGTCTTCGATTCCGGCACACCCGGCCCCTGTCTCGTGCTCACTCCCGACGGACCGAACGTCATCGAGCACTACGAGCAACTCATCGCCTTGCTCGTCCCGCGCCTGCGCGTCGTCTGTTTCGATTTACCCGGCTTCGGCCACTCGTTGCCGTCGTCCGCCTACACCCATTCGCTGGACGACGGCGCCCGCGTCGTGCTCGCGGTGCTCGATGCGCTCGGCATTCCCGCGGCCGCGCTGGCTTTCAGCTGCGCCAACGGCTTCTACGCCCTCCGCACCGCCCAACTCGCCCCGCGACGCGTCACCCGGCTGGTGCTCGCACAGACTCCCTCGGTCGTCGCCATGCACGCTTGGAAGCGCCGCATCATCCCGTGGCCGCTGACTGTGCCCCTCCTCGGCCAAGCCGCGATCTGGCTGCTGCGGGAACGCTCCGCTCGCGGCTGGTATGAGTCCGCGCTGCCCCGCCACGTCCCGCGCGGACCGTTTCGCGCCCGCGCTCAGCACGCCTTCGATCACGGCGCATGCTGGTGCCTCGCGAGCATCACCCAGGGCCTCGCCCGCGAAAACGTGGACGCGCTCCACGGCATCGCCGCGCCCTGCACGCTCGTCTGGGGCGCGAAGGATCGCACGCACCGCCACACCGCCCCCGAGTCGCTGAACGAACTCGTGCCCGGCGTCGAAATCGTCCGCTTCGCCGACTCCGGGCATTTTCCCGAGCTCGAGGCCCCGGACCGCTACGCCCGCTTGGTGATCCCGCTTCTGGAGAACACCTAG
- a CDS encoding CPBP family intramembrane metalloprotease — translation MPASAQPRHAVTQTPYGATGHGSRGGLAPAMAPTESPALPQYSLRQILGIWAAAALPMPVLAFGVSPSLSAALGLHPGVVLWGLMIAGMAWQFVLSCLLLRAESATLGPGRWRTRLWLRAPRDPDDGRPRLALLWWIVPVAAGAFLVEQTRLAQWLAAPLTWLAPSLAAVPEPRLESLADPQFVGAWWLVAMGLVSCVFNYALGEELLFRGVLLPRMRGAFGRWDWLANAVLFATYHLIRPLTIPAIIVSTMLWTYPTRRFRSVWFSVIPHAIEGVVLMTLLAGYVGGFIKL, via the coding sequence GTGCCCGCTTCCGCCCAACCTCGCCATGCCGTGACGCAGACGCCCTACGGGGCGACTGGTCACGGCTCTCGCGGTGGGCTCGCCCCAGCGATGGCGCCGACGGAATCGCCGGCGCTGCCGCAATACAGCCTTCGCCAAATCCTCGGCATCTGGGCCGCCGCAGCGCTCCCGATGCCGGTGCTGGCCTTCGGCGTTTCGCCAAGCCTCAGCGCCGCGCTCGGGCTGCACCCCGGCGTCGTGCTCTGGGGCCTGATGATCGCAGGCATGGCGTGGCAATTCGTGCTCTCCTGCCTCCTGCTCCGCGCCGAGTCGGCCACGCTCGGCCCCGGCCGCTGGCGCACGCGCCTGTGGCTCCGCGCGCCGCGCGATCCCGACGACGGTCGCCCGCGTCTCGCGTTGCTGTGGTGGATCGTGCCCGTGGCCGCAGGCGCTTTCCTCGTCGAGCAGACACGTCTGGCGCAGTGGCTCGCCGCGCCGCTGACGTGGCTCGCGCCATCCTTGGCCGCCGTGCCGGAGCCGCGCCTCGAATCGCTCGCCGATCCACAGTTCGTCGGCGCTTGGTGGCTCGTCGCGATGGGATTGGTGTCGTGCGTGTTCAACTACGCGCTGGGCGAGGAGCTGCTCTTCCGCGGTGTGCTGCTGCCGCGCATGCGCGGCGCCTTCGGACGCTGGGACTGGCTGGCCAACGCGGTGCTCTTCGCCACCTACCATCTCATCCGCCCGCTCACGATTCCCGCGATCATCGTTTCCACGATGCTGTGGACGTATCCGACACGCCGGTTCCGCAGCGTCTGGTTTTCCGTGATCCCGCACGCCATCGAAGGCGTGGTGCTCATGACGCTGCTCGCCGGCTACGTCGGCGGATTCATTAAACTCTGA
- a CDS encoding histidine kinase, translating into MSALVHLQPITAATHPWRRRWLGTRRYWSAQMLGWGGFILLATQSFFTPEPFDSRAFIENLALAALGILITHTLRVLLLFFRRRPLTSREFIARIFPCWIAGSVAMGGAMSLLYVQLYRAELAAGKLVQGSGFTDYLDMVTRSHFFIGFWLSLYFGYLFYNQSRNNTEERLRLIGQIREAELRALKAQLNPHFLFNSLNTIRALVPRHLPQPRQAVTSLSELLRAALRLGDRPVVTLAEELGIVDHYLALETMRHEQRLRSTQQIDVATLGWLVPPFAVQSLVENAVNHGIAPRPEGGTVAITSRRVGDRLELTIANPGPLRTTTRSTGVGLQNLRAQLSHVYGPVAQLDLIEEAGQVVARLRLPSPRSAILPSP; encoded by the coding sequence TTGTCCGCCCTTGTCCATTTGCAACCGATCACCGCGGCAACGCATCCGTGGCGCCGCCGCTGGCTGGGCACGCGCCGCTATTGGTCGGCGCAAATGCTGGGTTGGGGCGGATTCATCCTCCTCGCGACGCAGAGTTTCTTCACCCCCGAGCCGTTCGACAGCCGGGCGTTCATCGAGAACCTGGCTTTGGCGGCGCTCGGAATCCTGATCACGCATACGCTGCGTGTGTTGCTTTTGTTTTTCCGCCGCCGGCCGCTCACTTCGCGCGAATTCATCGCCCGCATTTTCCCCTGCTGGATCGCGGGCAGCGTGGCGATGGGCGGCGCGATGAGCCTCCTCTACGTGCAGCTCTACCGCGCGGAGCTGGCCGCCGGGAAACTCGTCCAAGGCAGCGGGTTCACCGACTACCTCGACATGGTGACGCGCAGCCACTTTTTCATCGGCTTCTGGCTCAGCCTCTACTTCGGCTACCTCTTCTACAACCAGTCCCGCAACAACACCGAGGAACGCCTCCGACTCATCGGCCAGATCCGCGAGGCCGAGCTGCGCGCGCTGAAGGCGCAACTCAACCCGCATTTCCTCTTCAACTCCCTCAACACCATCCGCGCGCTCGTTCCGCGCCATCTGCCCCAGCCGCGCCAGGCCGTCACCTCGCTCTCCGAGCTCCTGCGCGCCGCCCTGCGCCTCGGCGACCGCCCCGTCGTCACGCTCGCCGAGGAGCTCGGCATCGTCGACCACTACCTCGCGCTGGAAACCATGCGCCATGAGCAACGCCTCCGCAGCACCCAGCAGATCGACGTCGCCACCCTCGGGTGGCTCGTGCCCCCCTTCGCGGTCCAATCCCTCGTGGAAAACGCCGTCAACCACGGCATCGCGCCCCGCCCCGAAGGCGGCACCGTCGCCATCACGTCGCGCCGCGTTGGCGACCGGCTCGAACTCACGATCGCGAATCCCGGCCCGTTGCGCACCACCACCCGCTCCACCGGTGTCGGTCTGCAAAACCTCCGCGCTCAACTCTCCCACGTCTACGGCCCGGTCGCGCAGCTGGATTTGATCGAGGAAGCCGGCCAGGTGGTCGCGCGCCTCCGACTGCCGTCCCCGCGCTCCGCCATCCTTCCCTCCCCATGA
- a CDS encoding response regulator transcription factor, with translation MKIALVDDERLAREELRGLLSDFPDAHIVGEAANVPEALRLLAETRPNLVFLDIEMPGGTGFELLARLPAPLPEIIFVTAYDEHALRAFEVNALAYLLKPIVPARLEAAYRRAAGLTADSPAPADTTTSAKLREDDQVLLRDEQRCWFGPVRQIRLLEGNDNHTRIVCTEGEFTLYRTLISLEARLPATLFLRANRSQLVNRHCIRHIAPWFSGSLKVTLDDGTEVEFSRRQAQLFRERLSL, from the coding sequence ATGAAAATCGCCCTCGTCGACGACGAACGCCTCGCCCGCGAGGAACTGCGCGGCCTGCTCTCCGATTTTCCCGACGCCCACATCGTCGGCGAGGCGGCCAATGTCCCTGAAGCGCTCCGCCTCCTCGCGGAAACGCGCCCCAACCTCGTCTTCCTCGACATCGAGATGCCCGGCGGCACCGGCTTCGAGCTGCTCGCCCGCCTCCCCGCCCCGCTCCCCGAAATCATCTTCGTCACCGCCTACGACGAGCACGCCCTGCGCGCCTTCGAAGTCAACGCGCTCGCCTACCTCCTCAAACCCATCGTCCCGGCGCGCCTCGAAGCCGCCTACCGGCGCGCCGCCGGCCTCACCGCCGATTCGCCCGCCCCCGCCGACACGACCACCTCCGCCAAGCTCCGCGAAGACGACCAGGTCCTCCTCCGCGACGAGCAGCGCTGCTGGTTCGGCCCCGTGCGGCAAATCCGCCTGCTCGAAGGCAACGACAACCACACGCGCATCGTCTGCACCGAAGGCGAGTTCACGCTCTACCGCACCCTGATCTCCCTCGAGGCGCGCCTCCCCGCCACGCTTTTCCTCCGCGCCAATCGCTCCCAGCTCGTCAATCGCCACTGCATCCGCCACATCGCGCCTTGGTTCAGTGGCAGCCTCAAGGTCACGCTCGACGACGGCACCGAAGTCGAATTTTCCCGTCGCCAAGCGCAGCTTTTCCGCGAGCGCCTTTCACTCTGA
- a CDS encoding ATP-binding protein: MSEVLRIAVYGPESTGKTELAARLGAHFGAPVVAEYARERCDVQGGVLGLEDMVPIAREQWRREDEAVRRAAEHCNLLGYISGSPREGETGECNLIGYKRPGVVICDTDALTTMLWSDLLYGTTPDELRRGAEKRCRNYALYLLLDIDVPFAPDPQRCFPDPEDREKCRRVWHGALERRHLPYAWIRGDWAERERAAIAAVEECLRGGR, from the coding sequence GTGAGCGAGGTGTTGCGCATCGCCGTCTACGGTCCGGAGTCGACGGGCAAAACCGAACTCGCCGCGCGACTCGGGGCGCATTTCGGCGCACCGGTCGTGGCCGAGTATGCGCGCGAGCGTTGCGATGTGCAGGGCGGCGTGCTCGGCCTCGAGGACATGGTGCCGATCGCGCGCGAGCAGTGGCGCCGCGAGGACGAAGCGGTCCGGCGAGCCGCCGAGCATTGTAACCTATTAGGTTACATCTCTGGTTCTCCCCGAGAGGGAGAAACGGGGGAATGTAACCTAATAGGTTACAAAAGGCCGGGGGTGGTGATCTGCGACACGGATGCGCTGACGACGATGCTGTGGAGCGATCTGCTCTATGGCACGACGCCGGACGAGTTGCGCCGTGGCGCGGAGAAACGCTGCCGCAATTACGCACTCTATCTGCTGCTCGACATCGATGTGCCGTTCGCGCCGGATCCGCAGCGGTGTTTTCCCGATCCGGAGGATCGCGAGAAATGCCGGCGCGTCTGGCACGGCGCGCTGGAGCGCCGGCACCTGCCTTACGCGTGGATTCGCGGCGACTGGGCGGAGCGCGAGCGGGCGGCGATCGCGGCGGTGGAGGAGTGCTTGCGCGGCGGTCGTTGA
- the pnuC gene encoding nicotinamide riboside transporter PnuC: MSVWEILGTVLGVIGVWLMIRENIWGWPVGLVQVAVYGWVFFDAKLYSDVILQACFFAIQAYGWAHWLRSKHTAAHSDLPVTRLGAGALAGWCASGALATVAWGAFMHRTTDAALPYWDAFILVFSLIAQWLQARKVLENWTAWVVINTVAVGVYWAKDLRLTAGLYVIFWAMAVWGWRAWWRSLAQEVRA; encoded by the coding sequence ATGAGCGTTTGGGAAATCCTCGGCACCGTGCTCGGCGTCATCGGCGTATGGCTGATGATCCGCGAGAACATCTGGGGCTGGCCGGTCGGGCTCGTGCAGGTCGCGGTCTACGGTTGGGTGTTTTTCGACGCCAAGCTCTACTCCGACGTGATCCTGCAGGCGTGTTTCTTCGCGATCCAGGCCTACGGCTGGGCGCATTGGTTGCGGAGCAAGCACACCGCGGCGCACAGCGATTTGCCGGTGACGCGGCTTGGGGCCGGCGCGCTCGCGGGCTGGTGCGCGAGCGGGGCGTTGGCGACGGTGGCGTGGGGCGCGTTCATGCATCGCACGACGGACGCGGCGCTGCCGTATTGGGACGCGTTCATTCTCGTGTTCAGCCTCATCGCGCAATGGTTGCAGGCGCGGAAGGTGCTGGAGAACTGGACCGCTTGGGTCGTCATCAACACGGTTGCGGTCGGCGTGTATTGGGCGAAGGACCTGCGGCTGACGGCCGGGCTTTACGTGATCTTCTGGGCCATGGCGGTGTGGGGCTGGCGCGCCTGGTGGCGTTCGCTGGCGCAGGAGGTGCGGGCGTGA
- a CDS encoding Hsp33 family molecular chaperone HslO, producing the protein MSESTPEPINGAEIITEFVRHRNVLITRGDLSPLFVDYYLHLADHQLKPAPEHDRLLKQAMAAFALHCASRPRFEHLAWTISLQDPRVNLFLAGDNEDCTVTGRIFTENVREAEKNVFYSDLMPRRGAEKRRSVVNFDGADLFQAAEHYYATSEQRIARYFDLGEDQFALLVSHPDCDEAWLKQVDTAGVKALAQTETVSRIERRAYRWHCGCTQQKIMAALAPAVRGGLEELFGEQESIHVQCPRCAAAHVITREAMEAFLAATKK; encoded by the coding sequence ATGTCCGAATCCACACCTGAGCCGATCAATGGCGCTGAGATCATCACCGAGTTCGTGCGGCACCGCAATGTGCTGATCACGCGCGGGGACCTGAGTCCGTTGTTCGTGGATTACTACCTGCACCTCGCCGACCACCAGTTGAAGCCCGCGCCGGAGCACGACCGGTTGCTCAAGCAGGCGATGGCGGCCTTCGCGCTGCACTGCGCGTCGCGGCCGCGCTTCGAGCATCTCGCGTGGACGATCAGCCTGCAGGATCCGCGCGTGAACCTGTTTCTCGCGGGCGACAACGAGGACTGCACCGTGACCGGCCGTATCTTCACCGAGAATGTCCGCGAGGCGGAGAAGAACGTTTTCTATTCCGATCTCATGCCGCGGCGCGGCGCGGAAAAGCGACGCAGCGTGGTGAATTTCGACGGCGCCGACCTCTTCCAGGCGGCGGAGCATTACTACGCGACGAGCGAGCAGCGCATCGCGCGCTACTTCGATCTCGGCGAGGACCAGTTCGCGCTGTTGGTCTCGCACCCGGATTGCGACGAGGCGTGGCTCAAGCAGGTCGACACCGCGGGCGTGAAGGCGCTCGCGCAGACCGAGACCGTCTCGCGCATCGAGCGGCGCGCGTATCGCTGGCACTGCGGCTGCACGCAGCAGAAGATCATGGCTGCGCTGGCGCCGGCAGTGCGTGGCGGGCTCGAGGAACTTTTCGGCGAACAGGAATCCATCCATGTGCAATGTCCGCGTTGCGCGGCGGCGCACGTCATCACGCGCGAGGCGATGGAGGCGTTTCTGGCGGCGACCAAGAAGTGA
- a CDS encoding S9 family peptidase, translating into MKRILIALVAVAGAWGCAQAAEKKLAPVPAEQLFRLYRYNEMKLSPNGRYLASIIPYEHDKHDRRTILGVFDLETKQTKVLVNDPSAWMRNFDWVGDERLLVRYWDGGPALMALNADGSDRVQIQAPPGRLERLEPAWLLVGAQVVHPLIDQPDEVLMGETLALDFSPDRLSYWRKDRHREVGLYRVNTRTGKMTTVVPDPEMTFNWLCDRRGKPRVALSLDRAAFDESFRWKDRAQMPQLHVYWIDDDGKAELIPEIRARLTEAFALIGVEDGGASFLFRARQGGDRAAVWRYDRTTHAVSGPVFENASVDLGESIGSPLDAGLHAVLVPDGRAKVHYFDAGFAKLQPMLDEALGEFVNVVSSWDRSRRRLLIESRSTREPGRYYLFDQQTGDLTAVFYRGPWLNDWKLAESQPVTIPARDGVKLAGYLTLPPGADGTKKLPFFLLVHGGPHGIRDHYEFNPEVQFLATRGYAVLQVNYRGSGGYGHAFDELAVGEYGHKMQDDLTDAAQWAVARGVADPGRLGIMGASYGGYAVFRALTREPELFKVGVSMFGPSDMARQIAHFRDDPKFAYAFALWAHRVGDPDKDKAALDAVSPLYAVDRIRAPMFIVYGDNDPLIPYAQSADFVRALRAAKKDFVRYAPEREGHGIEDESARVKIYQALDEFLAQRFPAR; encoded by the coding sequence ATGAAGCGAATCCTGATTGCCTTGGTGGCGGTCGCCGGCGCGTGGGGCTGCGCGCAGGCGGCCGAAAAAAAGTTGGCGCCGGTGCCGGCGGAGCAGCTGTTCCGTCTCTACCGTTACAATGAGATGAAGCTGTCCCCGAACGGCCGCTATCTCGCCAGCATCATTCCCTACGAGCACGACAAACACGACCGCCGCACGATTCTCGGCGTGTTCGATCTGGAGACGAAGCAGACCAAGGTCCTCGTGAACGACCCGTCGGCGTGGATGCGCAACTTCGACTGGGTCGGGGACGAACGGCTGCTTGTGCGTTATTGGGATGGAGGGCCGGCGTTGATGGCGCTCAACGCCGACGGCTCCGATCGCGTGCAAATCCAGGCGCCGCCCGGGCGTCTCGAACGGCTCGAGCCGGCGTGGCTGCTCGTCGGCGCGCAGGTGGTGCATCCGCTGATCGATCAACCGGACGAAGTGCTGATGGGCGAGACGCTCGCGCTCGATTTTTCGCCCGACCGGTTGTCCTATTGGCGCAAGGACCGGCACCGCGAGGTCGGACTTTACCGCGTGAACACGCGCACGGGCAAGATGACCACCGTGGTGCCCGATCCGGAAATGACGTTCAACTGGCTCTGCGACCGGCGCGGCAAGCCGCGCGTGGCGCTGAGTCTCGATCGCGCGGCGTTCGACGAGAGCTTTCGCTGGAAGGATCGCGCGCAGATGCCGCAGCTGCACGTCTACTGGATCGACGACGACGGCAAGGCGGAGCTCATCCCGGAGATTCGCGCCCGACTCACCGAGGCGTTCGCGCTCATCGGCGTGGAGGACGGCGGCGCGTCGTTTCTGTTCCGTGCCCGGCAGGGCGGCGATCGCGCGGCGGTGTGGCGCTACGACCGGACGACACATGCGGTTTCCGGTCCGGTGTTTGAAAACGCCTCCGTCGATCTCGGCGAGTCGATCGGCTCTCCCTTGGATGCAGGTCTGCACGCGGTGCTCGTGCCCGACGGACGCGCCAAGGTGCACTACTTCGATGCCGGTTTCGCCAAGCTGCAACCGATGCTCGACGAGGCGCTGGGCGAGTTCGTGAACGTCGTCAGCTCGTGGGATCGCTCGCGTCGCCGCCTGCTGATCGAGAGCCGGTCGACCCGCGAGCCGGGTCGCTATTATCTGTTCGACCAGCAAACCGGCGATCTCACCGCGGTGTTCTATCGCGGTCCGTGGCTGAACGATTGGAAGCTGGCGGAAAGCCAGCCGGTCACGATCCCGGCGCGCGATGGCGTGAAGCTCGCCGGTTATCTGACGCTGCCGCCCGGCGCGGACGGCACGAAGAAGCTCCCGTTCTTCCTGCTGGTGCACGGCGGGCCGCACGGCATCCGCGACCACTATGAATTCAATCCCGAGGTGCAGTTCCTCGCGACGCGCGGCTACGCGGTGTTACAGGTGAACTACCGCGGCTCGGGCGGCTACGGCCACGCGTTCGACGAACTCGCCGTCGGCGAATACGGCCACAAGATGCAGGACGATCTGACTGACGCGGCGCAGTGGGCCGTGGCGCGTGGCGTCGCCGATCCCGGCCGCTTGGGAATCATGGGCGCGAGCTATGGCGGCTACGCCGTGTTTCGCGCGCTGACGCGTGAGCCCGAATTGTTCAAGGTCGGTGTGTCGATGTTCGGTCCGTCCGACATGGCGCGGCAGATCGCGCATTTTCGCGACGACCCTAAGTTCGCCTACGCCTTCGCGTTGTGGGCGCACCGGGTCGGCGATCCCGACAAGGACAAGGCCGCGCTCGATGCGGTCTCCCCGCTCTACGCCGTCGACCGCATTCGCGCCCCGATGTTCATCGTCTACGGCGACAACGATCCGCTGATTCCCTACGCGCAGTCGGCCGATTTTGTGCGCGCTTTGCGCGCGGCGAAAAAGGACTTCGTCCGCTACGCGCCGGAGCGGGAAGGCCACGGCATCGAGGACGAGAGCGCGCGCGTGAAGATCTACCAGGCGCTGGACGAGTTTCTCGCGCAGCGCTTTCCCGCACGCTAG
- a CDS encoding glycosyltransferase, translating to MPLVSVVMPARNAAATVARAVASIQGQTFRDWELVALDDGSKDATRFILIEMAQIDPRIRVLRTKSGIAGALNAGIAAAAGEFIARMDADDEMLPERLAKQVAFLQANPDVGVVGSCVEFGGDPVKAAGYALHVEWVNSLLTSEEITLNRFVESPFAHPSVMFRRHLVDDHGNYRDGDFPEDYELWLRWMDVNVKMAKLPDTLLTWHDLPDRASRTDPRYAPEAFYKLKAFWLAEWLKREIEPPRTVWIWGAGRPTRQRAAHLAEHGVKIAGYIDIDAKKTGKKVGGVPVIAPADLPPREQNFVLGYVGTRGARDYIRTQLTATGRHEGRDFLMCA from the coding sequence ATGCCCCTCGTCTCCGTCGTGATGCCCGCTCGCAATGCCGCCGCCACGGTGGCGCGCGCGGTGGCGAGCATCCAAGGTCAGACTTTTCGCGACTGGGAACTCGTCGCGCTCGACGACGGTTCGAAGGACGCGACGCGGTTCATCCTGATCGAGATGGCGCAGATCGACCCGCGCATCCGCGTGTTGCGCACGAAAAGCGGCATCGCCGGCGCGTTGAACGCCGGCATCGCGGCGGCGGCGGGCGAGTTCATCGCGCGCATGGATGCCGACGACGAGATGCTGCCCGAGCGGCTGGCGAAACAGGTCGCCTTTCTCCAGGCGAATCCCGACGTCGGCGTCGTCGGCTCGTGCGTCGAGTTCGGCGGCGATCCGGTGAAGGCGGCCGGTTACGCGCTGCACGTGGAGTGGGTGAACTCGCTGCTCACGAGCGAGGAGATCACGCTGAATCGCTTCGTCGAGTCGCCCTTCGCGCATCCGAGCGTGATGTTCCGCCGGCATCTGGTCGACGATCACGGCAACTACCGCGACGGCGATTTCCCGGAGGACTACGAGCTGTGGCTGCGCTGGATGGATGTGAACGTGAAGATGGCGAAGCTGCCCGACACGCTGCTCACCTGGCATGATTTGCCGGACCGCGCCTCGCGCACCGATCCGCGTTACGCGCCGGAGGCGTTCTACAAGTTGAAGGCGTTCTGGCTGGCGGAGTGGTTGAAGCGCGAGATCGAGCCGCCGCGGACAGTCTGGATTTGGGGCGCGGGCCGGCCGACGCGCCAGCGCGCCGCGCACCTCGCGGAGCACGGCGTGAAAATCGCCGGCTACATCGACATCGATGCGAAGAAGACCGGCAAGAAGGTGGGCGGCGTGCCCGTCATAGCGCCGGCCGATCTGCCGCCGCGCGAACAGAATTTCGTGCTCGGCTACGTCGGCACGCGCGGTGCGCGCGACTACATCCGCACACAGTTGACCGCCACCGGCCGGCATGAAGGCCGCGATTTCCTGATGTGCGCTTGA
- the msrA gene encoding peptide-methionine (S)-S-oxide reductase MsrA: MKRLPLLLAALAAAFLMTTNSSSAAAPSGQTETAVFASGCFWCTEAVFEHVPGVKKVTSGYTGGHTANPTYKQVCEGDTGHAEATRIEFDPAEVSYAHLVEIFFESHDPTTLNRQGADEGTQYRSAIFYANDAQKAAAEAGKKAAQKDFDDPIVTEITPLGKFYAAEDYHQDYFKNNPHAGYCSFVIKPKVKKLQSKGVISSERTVGN; this comes from the coding sequence ATGAAACGCCTCCCCCTGCTTCTGGCCGCGCTCGCGGCCGCTTTTCTCATGACCACGAATTCCTCCTCCGCGGCCGCGCCGAGCGGCCAGACTGAAACCGCCGTCTTCGCTTCGGGCTGCTTTTGGTGCACCGAGGCGGTGTTCGAGCACGTCCCGGGCGTGAAGAAGGTCACCAGCGGCTACACGGGCGGGCATACTGCCAACCCGACCTACAAGCAGGTCTGCGAAGGCGACACCGGACATGCCGAGGCGACGCGCATCGAGTTCGATCCGGCGGAGGTGAGCTACGCGCACTTGGTCGAGATTTTCTTCGAATCGCACGACCCGACCACGCTCAACCGCCAGGGGGCCGACGAAGGCACACAGTATCGCTCGGCGATCTTCTACGCCAACGACGCGCAGAAGGCCGCGGCCGAAGCCGGAAAGAAAGCGGCGCAAAAGGATTTCGATGACCCGATCGTCACCGAGATCACGCCGCTCGGAAAATTCTACGCGGCCGAGGACTATCACCAGGACTATTTCAAAAACAACCCGCACGCCGGCTATTGCTCCTTCGTGATCAAGCCGAAGGTGAAGAAGCTCCAATCGAAGGGCGTCATCTCATCCGAGCGCACGGTCGGAAATTGA
- a CDS encoding VOC family protein, which translates to MAVQKLLHTRMRVNDIERTVKFYEDALGLKATRRHTSPRGAQLVFLATPNSDEEIEICQMPPGAPSVSVQPDLMHLAFEVDDLAAFAVELQKKGYALSDGPTQTGSGSVIAFIDAPEGYEVELIQRAK; encoded by the coding sequence ATGGCAGTCCAAAAGCTTCTCCACACCCGGATGCGCGTGAACGACATCGAGCGCACCGTGAAATTCTACGAAGACGCGCTCGGCCTGAAGGCCACCCGCCGCCACACGTCGCCGCGCGGCGCGCAACTGGTGTTCCTCGCGACGCCGAACAGCGACGAGGAAATCGAAATCTGCCAGATGCCGCCCGGTGCGCCGAGCGTGTCGGTGCAGCCCGATCTCATGCATCTCGCCTTCGAGGTCGACGATCTCGCGGCCTTCGCGGTGGAACTGCAGAAAAAGGGCTATGCGCTCAGCGATGGCCCGACGCAGACCGGCAGCGGCTCCGTGATCGCCTTCATCGACGCGCCCGAGGGCTACGAAGTCGAACTCATCCAGCGCGCCAAGTGA
- a CDS encoding threonine/serine dehydratase, with translation MSLDLAAIRAAADRIAPHVKRTPVLTNDALDATAGASLFFKCENLQAMGAFKARGAANAVFSLSDAAAVHGVVTHSSGNHGAAVARAAQRRGIPGFIVMPHNAPQTKIRNVERYGGRIVFCEPNLTAREAACARIAAETGAVLVHPFDDYAVMAGQGTATLELLEQAGALDLVLCPVGGGGLLCGTAIAAKGARPGLRVIGVEPAASDDVAQSFRAKKPISIAHADTIADGLRTNVTGERNLPLILQHVDDIVTVSEDAIVTAMRTLWESLKLVVEPSCAVPFAAIQSGRLDVRGLRVGVILTGGNVDLEKLPWLKK, from the coding sequence ATGTCTCTGGACCTCGCCGCCATCCGCGCTGCCGCCGACCGCATCGCGCCCCACGTCAAACGCACGCCGGTCCTCACCAACGACGCCCTCGACGCCACCGCCGGCGCCTCGCTGTTCTTCAAATGCGAGAACCTCCAGGCGATGGGCGCGTTCAAGGCCCGCGGCGCCGCCAACGCCGTGTTCTCACTGAGCGACGCCGCAGCCGTCCACGGTGTCGTCACGCACAGCTCCGGCAACCACGGCGCCGCCGTGGCACGCGCGGCGCAGCGGCGCGGCATCCCGGGCTTCATCGTCATGCCGCACAACGCGCCGCAGACGAAAATCCGCAACGTCGAGCGCTACGGCGGCCGCATCGTCTTCTGCGAACCGAACCTCACCGCACGCGAAGCCGCGTGCGCGCGCATCGCAGCCGAAACCGGCGCGGTGCTCGTGCATCCGTTCGACGATTACGCCGTCATGGCCGGACAAGGCACCGCGACGCTCGAGCTGCTCGAGCAAGCCGGCGCGCTCGACCTCGTGCTCTGCCCCGTCGGCGGCGGCGGCCTCCTCTGCGGCACCGCCATCGCCGCAAAAGGCGCACGCCCCGGCCTTCGCGTGATCGGTGTCGAACCCGCCGCGTCCGACGACGTCGCGCAATCCTTTCGCGCGAAAAAACCGATCAGCATCGCCCACGCCGACACGATCGCCGACGGCCTCCGCACCAACGTCACCGGCGAGCGCAACCTCCCGCTCATCCTCCAACACGTCGACGACATCGTCACCGTTTCCGAAGACGCCATCGTCACCGCGATGCGCACGCTTTGGGAAAGCCTGAAGCTCGTCGTCGAACCGTCCTGCGCCGTGCCGTTCGCCGCGATCCAGTCCGGCCGCCTCGATGTCCGTGGTCTCCGCGTCGGAGTCATTCTCACCGGCGGCAACGTCGACCTCGAAAAACTTCCCTGGCTGAAAAAATGA